Below is a genomic region from Vibrio mimicus.
AGTATTCAGCGCCGAGCATCTTACAGTATTGCTGCGTGAGCGGTATAGCTTGCGCGGGATAGAGTGTTAACCGATTGAGACATTCTACCAAATCTGCTTGCTGCTGCTTTTCCAGTTGCAGCTCAAACTGCAGCGCTTCGCGATAGAGGGTGTCCGGAAGATGGGTTTTAAGCCGACGCCGCAAATCGCGAAAACTGTGCAACAGATTTTCTGAATGATTGAGACATTCCAGCACGGTTGGCCAGTCGGCTTCGGTTAAGGTGAGTTGCTGTTCATCGATCCATTTGAGCAACAGCAGCAGATTGACATTGCCGTTGTGGCTATTTTGCAATCGTAAGCACGCCTCTTTCACCTCGCGTACACTGTAATACTGCAAACTGAATTGCCAGAGTCTTTCCAGTGTTAATCTTGGTTTGGCGTGCTCATCACTCATTTAACCGTTGAACTCCCGTTCCATCTCTTCCAAGGTTTCCTGCTCGGCCATCCATTCTAGCTCGACTTGCTCTAGCTCGGATTTGGCGGCGGCTTGTTTAGCCAACACCTCAGTCAGTGTCGCTTTATTCTGTGCTTCGTACAGTGAGGTGTCCGACAATTGTGCTTCCATCTCACTGACAACGTGGTTCAACTTATCGAGTTTCTCTTCTAATTGTGTCAGCTTTTTGCGAATTGGTGCAGTGAGCTTACGAAAATCGGCTTCACGGCGCTTTTGCTCTTTTTTCGCCGCGGCACTGTTCGCGCTATTCGCAGTATTGGTCGGTTGGGTTTCTTTACGCTCGGCTTTTTGCTGATCGGTTAGCCATTTGTAGTAGTCATTCAAGTCGCCATCAAACGGGCCGACTTGGTGATCATGCACTAAATAGAGATCATCAGTGGTGGCTCGCAGTAAGTAGCGATCATGGCTGACGATCACCATCGCCCCTTCATAGCTTTGTAGCGCAAGCGTTAGTGCCTGACGCATATCCAAATCCAGATGGTTGGTGGGTTCGTCGAGCAGCAGTAAGTTGGGCTTTTGCCATACAATCAGCGCCAGTACTAAACGGGCTTTTTCACCGCCAGAGAAGGGCGCGACTTTTTCGAGCGCTTTCTCACTATGGAAACCAAAGCTGCCTAAGTAGTTACGCAGTTCCAGCTCATTTTTATCCGGCGCGATTTGCATCATGTGTTGCAGCGGCGTCTCTTCTGGATGCAGTGTTTCCAACTGATGCTGCGCAAAGTAACCAATTTTCACCCCTTGCGAGTATGTGCAGTCACCCGATTGCGGTTTGAGCTCACCCGAGAGCAGTTTGATCAAGGTGGATTTACCTGCGCCGTTACGACCAAGCAGACCGATGCGACTGCCCGGCACCAGATTGAGGCGGATTTTCTCGAGGATGAGGTTATCGCCGTAGCCCGCCGCGACCTGATCCATCATCAGGATCGGGTTAGGTAGTGCAGCGGGTTCACGAAATTCAAAGCTGAATGGGTTATCAAACTGTGCAGGCAGCACTTTTTCCATCCGCTCCAGCGCTTTGATCCGACTTTGTGCTTGGCGAGCTTTCGACGCTTTATAGCGAAAGCGATCAATATAGCTTTGCATATGTGCCATCTG
It encodes:
- a CDS encoding TIGR02444 family protein encodes the protein MSDEHAKPRLTLERLWQFSLQYYSVREVKEACLRLQNSHNGNVNLLLLLKWIDEQQLTLTEADWPTVLECLNHSENLLHSFRDLRRRLKTHLPDTLYREALQFELQLEKQQQADLVECLNRLTLYPAQAIPLTQQYCKMLGAEYLAEQFSAPHCEHHNSKS
- a CDS encoding ABC transporter ATP-binding protein, yielding MITFSEIQLLRGGKPLLEQASATIHPGDKVGLVGKNGCGKSTLFALLKDELTIDAGSFSKPAHWELAWVAQETPALDRTALEYVIDGDREYRELERQLMDAEAADNGTKVADLHGKIEMVGGYSIRARASELLDGLGFTQEQMSWSLTQFSGGWRMRLNLAQALICRSDLLLLDEPTNHLDLDAVMWLERWLQSYPGTLILISHDRDFLDPIVNRIVHIENQTLNEYTGNYSSFETQRAQKMLQQQAIYQKQQKQMAHMQSYIDRFRYKASKARQAQSRIKALERMEKVLPAQFDNPFSFEFREPAALPNPILMMDQVAAGYGDNLILEKIRLNLVPGSRIGLLGRNGAGKSTLIKLLSGELKPQSGDCTYSQGVKIGYFAQHQLETLHPEETPLQHMMQIAPDKNELELRNYLGSFGFHSEKALEKVAPFSGGEKARLVLALIVWQKPNLLLLDEPTNHLDLDMRQALTLALQSYEGAMVIVSHDRYLLRATTDDLYLVHDHQVGPFDGDLNDYYKWLTDQQKAERKETQPTNTANSANSAAAKKEQKRREADFRKLTAPIRKKLTQLEEKLDKLNHVVSEMEAQLSDTSLYEAQNKATLTEVLAKQAAAKSELEQVELEWMAEQETLEEMEREFNG